The nucleotide sequence TCGAAAAACGCTGTCAGCTGCTGCTCGACAGCTCCGTCGATGCCATCACCTATGTGCACGACGGCATGCACATCTACGCTAACCGCGCCTACCTTGAGCTGTTCGCCTATTTAGATGCAGACGAACTGGAAGGCATGCCGATGATCGACCTGATCAGCAGCAGCGACCAAGCTGGCTTCAAAGACTTCCTAAAGACCTATCACAGCACCGAAGGGCATGCCGAACTGAAATGCAGTGGCATGAAAGCCAACGGCCAGAGTTTCCCTGCGCAGATGAGCTTCTCGCCTGCCACTTATGATGGCGAACCGTGCATCCAAGTGGTCATTCGCGCCGAAACCGGCAATGCCGAATTGGAAGAAAAACTGCGGGAAATCAGCAGCCAGGACCTGGTCACCGGTCTGTTTAACCGCACGCATTTCCTTGAGCTGATGGATAACGCCGCCGTGCGCGCGGTAAATCTCGGCCAACCGTCCACATTGGCGTATATCCGCGTAGATCGCTATGCCAGCCTGCTTGCCGACATCGGTTTGGCCGACATCGATATCCTGCTTACCGACCTGGCTGACTTGCTGCGTGGCCATTTCAGCGCCGACGCCCAGTTAGCGCGTTTTGGTGATGATGTGTTTGCTGTATTGCAGCCCGGCACCAGCCCTGAGAGCACGCGCGAGCATCTCAACAGCTTATTGAAAAAAGTCGAAGGCCATCTGTTCGACGTCAGCGGCCGCACCGTACAGAGCACCTTGTCGATTGGTGTCGCCGGGGTCAATGAGAAAACCGCTAAAGCTCAGGAAGTTGTTGACCGCGCCCACCGCTGCGCTGATGAGCTAAGCGAAGGTAACGCGATCAAAGTGTATAACCCGGCAGACGAACTGGCTGCCGCCGCGAGCCGTGGCAATGTGGTCGCCATGGTGCAGCAAGCCCTGGAGAAGAACAGCTTCCGCCTGCTGTTCCAGCCGATCATCAGCCTGCGCGGCGACAACTTTGAACACTACGAAGCACTGTTGCGCCTGATCAACCCGCAGGGCGAGGAAATCCCGCCGAAAGAGCTGTTCAGTGCGGCCAAAGAGGCTGGCCTTGCCGAAAAAATTGATCGCTGGGTGATTCTCAACTCAATCAAACTGCTCGCCGACCACCGCAGCAAAGGCCATACCACGCGCCTGTTTGTGCACCTGTCTAGCGCCAGCTTGCAAGACCCAACCCTGCTGCCCTGGCTCAGTGTCGCCTTGAAGGCGGCTCGCATGCCGTCTGATTCACTGGTGTTCCAGTTCAGCGAGCCGGATGCCATTGCCTACCTGAAACAGGTCAAGGCCATGACCCAAGGCCTCAACGAATTGCACTGCAAGACCGCACTGATCCAGTTCGGCTGCTCACTTAATCCATTCAATACCCTTAAGCATCTGCACATCGACTT is from Pseudomonas sp. TMP9 and encodes:
- a CDS encoding EAL domain-containing protein, which codes for MAIEKKTIRLLILEDSQNEAERLVSLFRNAGRATRVHRLSSSDDLNEVLQQSWDLLICAPSSEQLTPSEAIGAIRRQAKDIPVIQLLADNDSDSVTEALMLGAQDALPQGEDERLVLVAKRELANLEERRARRASEVALREIEKRCQLLLDSSVDAITYVHDGMHIYANRAYLELFAYLDADELEGMPMIDLISSSDQAGFKDFLKTYHSTEGHAELKCSGMKANGQSFPAQMSFSPATYDGEPCIQVVIRAETGNAELEEKLREISSQDLVTGLFNRTHFLELMDNAAVRAVNLGQPSTLAYIRVDRYASLLADIGLADIDILLTDLADLLRGHFSADAQLARFGDDVFAVLQPGTSPESTREHLNSLLKKVEGHLFDVSGRTVQSTLSIGVAGVNEKTAKAQEVVDRAHRCADELSEGNAIKVYNPADELAAAASRGNVVAMVQQALEKNSFRLLFQPIISLRGDNFEHYEALLRLINPQGEEIPPKELFSAAKEAGLAEKIDRWVILNSIKLLADHRSKGHTTRLFVHLSSASLQDPTLLPWLSVALKAARMPSDSLVFQFSEPDAIAYLKQVKAMTQGLNELHCKTALIQFGCSLNPFNTLKHLHIDFVKVDSSFSNDLSSAENQEALKTLLASLHAQAKLTIVPFVESASVLATLWQAGVNYIQGHYLQGPSQSMDYDFAADDE